Proteins encoded in a region of the Prunus persica cultivar Lovell chromosome G4, Prunus_persica_NCBIv2, whole genome shotgun sequence genome:
- the LOC18778397 gene encoding glucan endo-1,3-beta-glucosidase 13 isoform X1, which yields MRKNICVLVLQCLLLLGCYLVSTMELAVEEKADGAIPVTTMSPPEGNTTFLDGTTWCVALPGVSQVDLQNALDWACGLGMANCKAIQEGGACYEPDTLLSHASFAFNDYYQQNGNSDIACNFGGTAAVTKHNPSYGKCVFAAAGSVGSAAPPLYKLNPRSVWWQLACLLLTLYLGS from the exons ATGAGAAAGAACATATGTGTTTTGGTTCTGCAGTGCTTGTTGCTACTGGGATGCTATCTGG TTTCGACAATGGAACTTGCGGTGGAAGAGAAGGCGGATGGAGCAATCCCAGTAACCACAATGTCACCACCAGAAGGGAACACAACATTCCTTGATGGCACAACATGGTGTGTGGCCCTTCCCGGGGTTTCCCAAGTTGATTTGCAGAATGCATTAGACTGGGCCTGTGGATTGGGAATGGCAAACTGCAAGGCAATCCAAGAAGGCGGAGCCTGTTATGAACCGGATACTCTCTTGTCTCATGCCTCCTTTGCTTTCAATGATTACTATCAACAGAATGGGAATTCTGATATAGCTTGCAATTTTGGAGGAACTGCTGCAGTCACCAAACATAACCCGA GTTATGGAAAATGTGTCTTTGCTGCAGCTGG ATCAGTAGGCTCTGCAGCACCTCCATTGTACAAGCTTAATCCGAGATCTGTTTGGTGGCAACTTGCTTGCCTTTTATTGACTCTGTATCTAGGAAGCTGA
- the LOC18779287 gene encoding photosystem I reaction center subunit psaK, chloroplastic: MAAATVTTSLPQFNGLKSKVSYANVQSLAAVQPMRRKGQGALGARCDFIGSPTNLIMVTTTTLMLFAGRFGLAPSANRKATAGLKLETRDSGLQTGDPAGFTLADTLACGTVGHIIGVGVVLGLKNIGSL; encoded by the exons ATGGCAGCAGCCACTGTGACCACTTCTCTCCCCCAGTTCAATGGGCTAAAATCCAAAGTCTCATACGCAAATGTACAAAGCCTG GCAGCAGTTCAACCAATGAGGCGCAAGGGCCAGGGTGCTTTGGGAGCTCGCTGTGATTTCATTGGCTCACCCACCAATTTG ATAATGGTGACTACTACAACCCTAATGCTATTTGCTGGGAGGTTTGGGTTGGCCCCATCTGCAAACAGGAAGGCAACAGCAGGGTTGAAGCTTGAGACCAGGGACTCTGGGCTGCAGACCGGTGACCCAGCTGGGTTCACTCTTGCTGATACCTTGGCTTGTGGCACTGTGGGGCACATTATTGGGGTTGGGGTTGTTCTTGGCCTTAAGAATATTGGTTCcctgtaa
- the LOC18778981 gene encoding DNA damage-binding protein 1 — MSVWNYVVTAHKPTNVTNSCVGNFTGPQELNLIIAKCTRIEILLLTPLGLQPILDVPIYGRIATLQLFRPHGEAQDFLFIATERYKFCVLQWDAETSELITRAMGDVSDRIGRPTDNGQIGIIDPDCRLIGLHLYDGLFKVIPFDNKGQLKEAFNIRLEELQVLDIQFLYGCSKPTIVVLYQDNKDARHVKTYEVALKDKDFVEGPWAQNNLDNGADLLIPVPPPLCGVLIIGEETIVYCSANAFKAIPIRPSITRAYGRVDADGSRYLLGDHAGLLHLLVITHEKEKVTGLKIELLGETSIASTISYLDNAFVYIGSSYGDSQLVKLNLQPDAKGSYVEVLERYVNLGPIVDFCVVDLERQGQGQVVTCSGAYKDGSLRVVRNGIGINEQASVELQGIKGMWSLRSSTDDPHDTFLVVSFISETRILAMNLEDELEETEIEGFCSQVQTLFCHDAVFNQLVQVTSSSVRLVSSTSRELKNEWFAPAGYSINVATANATQVLLATGGKHLVYLEIGDGVLTQKTHAQLDFEISCLDINPIGENPNYSQLAAVGMWTDISVQIYSLPDLSRITKEHLGGEIIPRSVLLCAFEGISYLLCALGDGHLLNFILNTSTGELTDRKKVSLGTQPITLRTFSSKSTTHVFAASDRPTVIYSSNKKLLYSNVNLKEVSHMCPFNSAAFPDSLAIAKEGELTIGTIDDIQKLHIRSIPLGEHARRICHQEQSRTFAISSVKYNQSSAEDSETHFIRLLDDQSFDLITYYQLDAFEYGCSILSCSFSDDSNVYYCVGTAYVLPEENEPTKGRILVFTVEDGKLQLVAEKETKGAVYSLNAFNGKLLAAINQKIQIYKWTLRDDGTRELQSECGHHGHILALYVQTRGDFIVVGDLMKSISLLIYKHEESSIEERARDYNANWMSAVEILDDDVYLGAENFFNLFSVRKNSEGATDEERGRLEVVGEYHLGEFVNRFRHGSLVMRLPDSDVGQIPTVIFGTVNGVIGVIASLPQEQYVFLEKLQSNLRKVIKGVGGLSHEQWRSFNNEKKTVDAKNFLDGDLIESFLDLSRSKMDEISKQMRVSVEELCKRVEELTRLH; from the exons atgagtgTCTGGAACTATGTGGTCACGGCCCACAAGCCCACCAACGTCACCAACTCATGCGTTGGCAATTTCACCGGACCTCAGGAGCTCAATCTCATCATAGC GAAATGTACACGTATTGAAATTCTTCTACTTACTCCTCTGGGCTTACAG CCTATCTTGGATGTGCCAATATACGGAAGGATAGCGACACTCCAACTTTTTCGACCTCAT GGTGAAGCAcaagattttctatttattgcCACAGAAAGATACAAATTTTGTGTTCTTCAATGGGATGCCGAAACATCTGAGCTCATTACAAG GGCAATGGGGGATGTCTCGGATCGCATAGGTCGTCCTACAGACAATGGTCAA ATTGGTATAATTGATCCAGATTGCAGATTAATTGGACTCCATTTGTATGATGGATTGTTTAAG GTTATTCCTTTTGATAATAAAGGGCAGCTCAAGGAGGCATTTAACATtcg GCTTGAGGAACTTCAAGTTTTGGATATCCAGTTTCTCTATGGTTGTTCAAAACCAACCATTGTAGTTCTGTATCAG GATAACAAAGATGCTCGCCATGTCAAAACATATGAAGTTGCTCTGAAAGATAAAGATTTTGTTGAGGGTCCTTGGGCACAGAACAACCTTGACAATGGGGCTGATTTGTTGATACCAGTTCCTCCACCACTTTGTGGCGTTCTGATTATTGGAGAAGAAACAATTGTTTATTGCAGTGCCAATGCATTTAAAGCAATCCCAATAAGACCT TCCATCACGAGAGCCTATGGGAGAGTAGATGCAGATGGTTCTAGGTATTTGCTTGGTGATCATGCCGGGCTTCTTCACCTACTTGTTATAACccatgagaaagaaaa GGTGACTGGACTCAAAATTGAGCTCTTGGGAGAGACTTCCATTGCATCTACTATTTCATACCTTGATAATGCATTTGTCTATATCGGATCAAGCTATGGGGATTCACAG CTTGTAAAGCTAAATCTACAGCCGGATGCAAAAGGTTCATATGTCGAAGTTTTAGAACGGTATGTCAATTTGGGGCCGATAGTTGACTTTTGTGTGGTTGATCTTGAGAGGCAAGGCCAAGGTCAGGTCGTAACTTGTTCTGGAGCTTACAAGGATGGTTCTCTTCGCGTAGTTCGAAATGGAATTGGAATCAATGAACAG GCATCAGTTGAGCTTCAAGGTATTAAGGGAATGTGGTCATTAAGATCCTCCACTGATGATCCCCATGACACCTTCCTGGTTGTAAGCTTTATCAGTGAGACACGAATTTTGGCAATGAATCTTGAGGATGAGTTGGAAGAAACTGAGATAGAAGGCTTCTGTTCTCAAGTGCAGACTTTATTTTGCCATGATGCTGTCTTCAATCAACTTGTGCAG GTCACTTCGAGCTCTGTAAGACTAGTCAGTTCTACATCTAGGGAGCTGAAGAACGAGTGGTTTGCTCCAGCAGGCTATTCGATCAATGTTGCCACTGCTAATGCCACCCAG GTTTTATTGGCAACCGGAGGAAAGCATTTAGTTTATTTAGAAATTGGTGATGGGGTATTGACACAGAAAACCCATGCACAGTTGGACTTTGAGATCTCATGCCTTGACATAAACCCCATAGGTGAAAATCCCAATTATAGCCAGCTAGCAGCCGTTGGAATGTGGACAGATATAAGTGTCCAGATATATTCACTTCCTGACCTGAGCCGCATCACCAAGGAACATTTGGGAGGAGAGATCATACCTCGTTCTGTTCTTCTTTGTGCCTTTGAAGGG ATATCCTATCTGTTATGTGCCCTTGGAGATGGGCACCTcttaaattttatattgaacACGAGTACTGGTGAGTTAACAGACAGGAAAAAAGTCTCTCTTGGGACTCAACCCATTACACTCCGTACTTTCTCATCCAAGAGTACTACGCATGTATTTGCTGCGTCGGATAGGCCAACTGTCATTTACAGTAGCAACAAGAAGCTGCTTTACAGCAACGTAAATTTGAAAGAAGTCAGCCATATGTGCCCATTCAACTCTGCTGCTTTTCCAGACAG CCTTGCGATTGCTAAAGAAGGTGAACTAACTATTGGCACAATTGATGACATCCAGAAGCTTCATATTCGCTCTATTCCCTTAGGGGAGCATGCACGCCGTATCTGCCATCAGGAGCAGTCCAGGACCTTTGCCATATCTAGCGTGAAATATAACCAGTCTAGTGCAGAAGATTCAGAAACACACTTCATCCGCTTGTTAGATGACCAGAGTTTTGACCTCATAACATATTATCAACTCGATGCTTTTGAGTATGGCTGCTCCATACTTAGCTGTTCCTTCTCTGATGACAGTAATGTATATTACTGTGTCGGGACGGCATATGTTCTCCCAGAAGAAAATGAGCCAACCAAA GGTCGCATTCTAGTTTTCACGGTTGAAGATGGGAAGCTGCAACTCGTCGCTGAGAAGGAAACCAAGGGTGCTGTTTACTCTTTGAATGCATTCAATGGCAAGTTACTTGCTGCTATCAATCAAAAGATACAGATATACAAGTGGACTCTGCGGGATGATGGTACTCGCGAGTTGCAATCGGAATGCGGACATCACGGCCACATACTAGCGCTTTATGTCCAGACTCGTGGTGATTTCATTGTTGTTGGGGATTTGATGAAGTCAATTTCTCTGTTAATCTACAAG CACGAGGAAAGTTCCATTGAGGAGCGAGCACGTGACTATAATGCAAATTGGATGTCAGCTGTagagatccttgatgatgatgtttaCCTTGGAGCTGAAAACTTCTTCAACCTCTTCAGTGTTCGGAAAAATAGTGAAGGTGCAACTGATGAGGAACGTGGCCGTCTTGAGGTTGTTGGTGAGTATCACCTAGGTGAATTTGTCAATAGGTTTCGGCATGGCTCTCTTGTCATGCGCTTGCCAGACTCGGATGTGGGCCAGATCCCAACTGTTATTTTCGGCACTGTCAACGGTGTAATTGGAGTCATTGCCTCACTTCCCCAAGAGCagtatgtgtttttggagaaGCTCCAGTCAAACTTGAGAAAGGTAATAAAGGGTGTTGGAGGGTTAAGCCATGAGCAGTGGAGGTCATTCaacaatgagaagaaaactgtAGATGCCAAAAATTTCTTGGACGGCGATCTAATCGAATCGTTCCTTGATCTCAGCCGTAGCAAGATggatgaaatttcaaaacaaatgcGCGTTTCAGTGGAGGAGCTCTGCAAAAGAGTAGAAGAATTGACAAGGCTGCATTGA
- the LOC18780455 gene encoding pentatricopeptide repeat-containing protein At4g21065, with product MSMNNVYKVHAWFIKIGTHNHPLSLRRLLLWCSATLSHESLPYARSLFAHFPSPDAFAYNTIIRAHATSHSSCSHALSFFTQMRRHGVPPDNFTFPFLLKACARLQLGQDLHALILKLGFDSDIYVQNALLSFYGGCGSVEPALNVFHEMRERDLVSWSSMIACLANNGFAYEALALFQQMQLAENVMPDEVTMLSVISPVSILGEIELGEWVHQFIHRNGLELTVSLGTALIDMFSRCGSIDKSIRVFDEMPLRNVRTWTALISGLAVHGRSREALRVFYEMKESGLQPDHIAITGVLVACSHGGLVDDGWRVFKSIEDEYGLKPTLEHYGCMVDLLGRAGLLHEAYEFVEKMLVRPNPVVWRTLLGACVNHNHLALAEKVKERVQELDPYHDGDYVLLSNAYGGAGRWVEKEKVRTSMRAKRINKNPGYSLISVDHATHEFVSGANSHPQFEDIREFLESIIESIRDTGYTPHTSNVLHDIEEEEKEQCLGYHSEKLAVAFALLSVKDSRTIRIMKNLRICRDCHSFMKHVSEKFGREIIVRDRNRFHHFIKGSCSCQDYW from the coding sequence ATGTCCATGAACAATGTGTACAAGGTCCACGCCTGGTTCATCAAAATTGGCACCCACAACCACCCTCTCTCCCTCCGACGCCTCCTTCTATGGTGCTCTGCAACACTATCCCACGAAAGCTTACCCTACGCCCGCTCTCTCTTCGCCCACTTTCCCTCTCCAGACGCCTTCGCTTACAACACCATCATCAGAGCCCACGCAACATCCCACTCCTCATGCTCCCATGCGCTCTCATTCTTCACCCAAATGCGTAGGCATGGCGTCCCCCCTGATAACTTCACCTTCCCATTTCTTCTCAAGGCCTGCGCTCGCCTCCAACTGGGTCAGGACCTGCATGCACTTATTCTCAAGCTTGGGTTTGATTCAGACATTTATGTTCAGAACGCATTGCTTAGTTTTTATGGGGGTTGTGGGTCGGTTGAGCCTGCACTGAACGTGTTCCATGAAATGCGTGAGAGAGACTTGGTTTCTTGGTCTTCCATGATTGCTTGTTTGGCCAACAATGGGTTTGCATACGAAGCTCTTGCCTTGTTTCAGCAAATGCAGCTTGCAGAGAATGTGATGCCAGATGAGGTTACTATGCTCAGTGTAATTTCCCCTGTTTCGATATTGGGGGAAATTGAATTGGGGGAGTGGGTTCATCAATTTATTCACAGAAATGGGCTAGAACTTACTGTTTCATTGGGAACTGCTTTGATCGACATGTTTTCGAGATGTGGCTCCATTGATAAATCTATCAgagtgtttgatgaaatgccaCTGAGGAATGTGCGCACATGGACAGCATTGATTAGTGGCCTTGCAGTGCATGGCCGCAGCAGAGAAGCTCTGAGGGTCTTTTATGAGATGAAAGAATCTGGCTTGCAGCCAGATCACATTGCTATAACTGGGGTTTTAGTGGCATGCAGTCATGGAGGCCTTGTTGATGATGGTTGGAGGGTTTTCAAAAGCATTGAAGATGAGTACGGCCTGAAGCCAACGCTTGAGCATTATGGTTGCATGGTCGACCTGCTTGGCCGGGCTGGCTTGCTTCACGAAGCTTACGAGTTCGTGGAGAAAATGCTGGTAAGGCCGAATCCAGTAGTTTGGAGGACTTTGCTTGGAGCATGTGTAAATCATAACCATCTTGCATTGGCCGAGAAAGTGAAGGAGAGGGTCCAGGAGCTAGATCCTTACCATGATGGAGATTATGTGCTTTTATCTAATGCTTATGGGGGAGCCGGGAGATGggttgaaaaggaaaaggttAGGACTTCAATGAGGGCAAAGAGAATTAACAAGAACCCTGGATATAGTTTAATCAGTGTAGATCATGCCACTCATGAGTTTGTATCAGGGGCTAACTCTCATCCCCAATTTGAGGATATTAGAGAATTCTTGGAGAGCATAATTGAAAGTATAAGAGACACAGGTTATACTCCTCATACATCAAATGTGTTGCATGACATtgaagaggaggagaaggagcaATGTCTTGGTTATCATAGTGAGAAATTGGCTGTGGCTTTTGCCCTTCTGAGTGTCAAGGATAGTAGGACGATTCGGATCATGAAGAACCTCCGAATATGTCGTGATTGTCATTCGTTCATGAAGCATGTTTCAGAAAAATTCGGTAGAGAAATTATTGTTCGAGATCGAAACCGATTCCATCATTTTATCAAGGGATCATGTTCTTGTCAGGATTATTGGTGA
- the LOC18778397 gene encoding glucan endo-1,3-beta-glucosidase 13 isoform X2 → MRKNICVLVLQCLLLLGCYLVSTMELAVEEKADGAIPVTTMSPPEGNTTFLDGTTWCVALPGVSQVDLQNALDWACGLGMANCKAIQEGGACYEPDTLLSHASFAFNDYYQQNGNSDIACNFGGTAAVTKHNPSYGKCVFAAAGYACSFNTISRLCSTSIVQA, encoded by the exons ATGAGAAAGAACATATGTGTTTTGGTTCTGCAGTGCTTGTTGCTACTGGGATGCTATCTGG TTTCGACAATGGAACTTGCGGTGGAAGAGAAGGCGGATGGAGCAATCCCAGTAACCACAATGTCACCACCAGAAGGGAACACAACATTCCTTGATGGCACAACATGGTGTGTGGCCCTTCCCGGGGTTTCCCAAGTTGATTTGCAGAATGCATTAGACTGGGCCTGTGGATTGGGAATGGCAAACTGCAAGGCAATCCAAGAAGGCGGAGCCTGTTATGAACCGGATACTCTCTTGTCTCATGCCTCCTTTGCTTTCAATGATTACTATCAACAGAATGGGAATTCTGATATAGCTTGCAATTTTGGAGGAACTGCTGCAGTCACCAAACATAACCCGA GTTATGGAAAATGTGTCTTTGCTGCAGCTGGGTAtgcttgttcttttaacaCG ATCAGTAGGCTCTGCAGCACCTCCATTGTACAAGCTTAA